A genomic region of Kribbella sp. NBC_00382 contains the following coding sequences:
- a CDS encoding ABC transporter substrate-binding protein, with the protein MAGLAADRRTFLKGLGVLGAATLIPGCATSTSSPGSGSSTGATGSLSLQSNLSAEQAKAAMEKLVEAYNKTGGATVKLNTVASEIYRTQLPTYLTSANPPDVYTWYAGSVADSYAKKDLLLDITSVWDTMGNYPESMKTLSTSSNGQKIFVPTSYYWWGMFYRKSNFAKWGVTPPKTWDEFIAVCKTIQSKGVPPIGIGLGDTPWVASAWFDYLNIRINGAPFHRDLLAGRGRFDDPKVKAVFTKWQEALPYFDPKGKSFPFQEATSALLGGKTGMFLIGTFFADSAPKDALDDIDFFQFPIIDPAVPVAEEAPTDGYFASKKAKDPEGVKKFLTWAATPEAQNIYVESSSGTAIPANPLGKSADTALVKKGKAMIESAKELTQFFNRDSSDALQPTADAALTKFMDKPDQIDKILKDWQAAAEKVFKA; encoded by the coding sequence ATGGCGGGTCTGGCAGCTGATCGGCGGACGTTCCTCAAGGGGCTCGGAGTACTCGGGGCGGCTACCCTGATCCCGGGTTGCGCCACCTCGACCTCGTCACCGGGCTCGGGTTCCAGTACCGGGGCGACCGGCAGTCTCTCGCTGCAGTCGAACCTCTCCGCGGAGCAGGCGAAGGCCGCGATGGAGAAGCTGGTCGAGGCCTACAACAAGACCGGCGGCGCCACGGTGAAGCTCAACACCGTCGCCTCGGAGATCTACCGCACCCAGCTCCCGACGTACCTGACCTCGGCCAACCCGCCGGACGTCTACACCTGGTACGCCGGATCGGTCGCGGACTCCTACGCCAAGAAGGACCTGCTGCTCGACATCACCAGCGTCTGGGACACGATGGGCAACTACCCGGAGTCGATGAAGACGCTGTCCACCAGCAGCAACGGGCAGAAGATCTTCGTGCCGACCAGCTACTACTGGTGGGGCATGTTCTACCGCAAGTCGAACTTCGCCAAGTGGGGCGTGACGCCGCCGAAGACCTGGGACGAGTTCATCGCCGTCTGCAAGACGATCCAGTCCAAGGGTGTACCGCCGATCGGTATCGGCCTCGGCGACACCCCGTGGGTCGCGTCGGCCTGGTTCGACTACCTGAACATCCGGATCAATGGCGCGCCGTTCCACCGCGACCTGCTGGCCGGCCGCGGCCGTTTCGACGACCCGAAGGTCAAGGCCGTCTTCACCAAGTGGCAGGAGGCGCTCCCGTACTTCGACCCGAAGGGCAAGTCGTTCCCCTTCCAGGAGGCGACCTCGGCGCTGCTCGGTGGCAAGACGGGCATGTTCCTGATCGGCACCTTCTTCGCCGACTCCGCCCCGAAGGACGCGCTGGACGACATCGACTTCTTCCAGTTCCCGATCATCGATCCGGCGGTACCGGTCGCCGAAGAGGCGCCGACCGACGGGTACTTCGCCTCGAAGAAGGCCAAGGACCCCGAAGGCGTGAAGAAGTTCCTCACCTGGGCGGCGACGCCCGAGGCGCAGAACATCTACGTCGAAAGCTCCTCCGGTACGGCGATCCCGGCGAATCCTCTGGGCAAGTCCGCCGACACCGCGCTGGTGAAGAAGGGCAAGGCGATGATCGAGAGCGCGAAGGAGCTGACCCAGTTCTTCAACCGCGACTCCAGCGATGCTCTCCAGCCGACCGCCGACGCCGCCCTCACCAAGTTCATGGACAAGCCCGACCAGATCGATAAGATCCTCAAGGACTGGCAGGCGGCGGCCGAAAAGGTCTTCAAGGCATGA
- a CDS encoding SDR family NAD(P)-dependent oxidoreductase: MEASVRLAERVIVVTGAATGIGAACVQRLLDEGASVVQVDLQPCKEIPGRALAVVGDVSSPDTWHEARSRGRDALGPIDGFVSNAYTVDVRPAHELPPASWQRQLDVNLTAAFLGFQILYADLAARGGSVVLVSSVHAVAGIPGHPAYAASKGALLALSRQLAVEYGGSIRVNAVLPGPIDTAAWDRVTAEGKAQSAKATAIGRLGRPDEVAQAVAFLLSDEASFITAAELLVDGGWAAAKDSA; this comes from the coding sequence GTGGAGGCGTCTGTGCGGCTGGCTGAGCGGGTGATCGTGGTGACCGGTGCCGCGACGGGGATCGGCGCTGCCTGCGTGCAGCGGCTGCTCGACGAGGGTGCCTCGGTCGTCCAGGTCGATCTCCAACCGTGCAAGGAGATCCCGGGCCGTGCGCTGGCGGTCGTCGGCGACGTCTCATCGCCCGACACCTGGCACGAGGCCCGCTCGCGAGGCCGCGACGCGCTCGGCCCGATCGACGGATTCGTCAGCAACGCGTACACCGTCGACGTCCGGCCGGCGCACGAGTTGCCACCGGCGTCGTGGCAACGCCAACTCGACGTCAACCTGACCGCGGCCTTCCTCGGCTTCCAGATCCTGTACGCCGACCTCGCAGCCCGCGGCGGATCGGTGGTCCTCGTCTCGTCGGTGCACGCGGTCGCGGGCATCCCCGGGCATCCGGCGTACGCGGCATCCAAAGGCGCTCTGCTCGCGCTCAGCCGGCAACTCGCGGTCGAGTACGGCGGGTCGATCCGGGTCAACGCGGTTCTTCCGGGCCCGATCGACACCGCTGCATGGGACCGTGTCACCGCGGAAGGCAAGGCACAGAGCGCGAAAGCCACAGCCATCGGGCGGCTGGGTCGTCCCGACGAAGTCGCCCAGGCGGTCGCATTCCTGCTGTCCGACGAGGCATCGTTCATCACCGCTGCCGAGTTGCTGGTCGACGGCGGCTGGGCCGCGGCCAAGGACTCG